The proteins below are encoded in one region of Streptomyces ficellus:
- a CDS encoding ThuA domain-containing protein: MHRKRLGARNALALLTGGVLAVTSLTLGAPPGAAAEAPAPPAAEEQFQQVTLAKGGEEVGEPMSLAVMPDRSVLHTSRNGELRRTDAAGNTRVIGTVPVYSHDEEGLQGIALDPDFATNRAVFLYYAPPLDTPAGDAPNDGTAADFAKYDGVNRLSRFVLKADGTLDNASEKKVLDVPATRGICCHVGGDIDFDAQGNLYLSTGDDSNPFASDGFTPIDERPTRNPAYDARRTSGNTNDLRGKILRIKVADDGSYTVPDGNLFAPGTAKTRPEIYAMGFRNPFRFSVDKKTGVLYVGDYGPDAGAADPKRGPAGQVEFARVTKPGNFGWPFCTGDNDPYVDYDFATKTSGAPFDCDAPKNDSPHNTGLVDLPPAEAAWIPYDDGSLPAFGSGSESPMGGPVYRYDAANPSPVKFPEAYDGDFFAGEFGRRWIKRVEHGADGTVQSINPVPWTGTQVMDMAFGPDGALYVLDYGTAWFGGDENSGLYRIENATGGRSPVAEAAADRTSGKAPLRVAFSSAGTTDADGDALTYRWDFGDGTGTSTAPNPTYTYRKNGTYTATVTARDPSGRTGSASVHVVVGNTAPKVTLNLPAEGALFSFGDEIPFKVTVTDPEDGTIDCAKVKVTYILGHDSHGHPVTSANGCTGTIKTSSDGGHDPNANIFGVFDAEYTDGGGGGQAALTGHDQAQLQPRHRQAEHFSAQSGTRTHDKATANGGRTVGDIDNGDWISFTPYNLTGSTKLTARISSAGAGGFLEVRTGSATGTLLGSAPVPVTGGWETFQDVDVPLRAVPKRTTQLFLVFKGGTGALYDIDDFELAGTPVDRTAKRVLVFSKTAGFRHDSIPAGIAALKELGASSDITVDATETAAQFTTSNLARYDAVVFLSTTGDVLDAEQQKAFENYVATGGGYAGIHAAADTEYDWEFYGGLVGAHFASHPHIQPATVRVEDHDHPATSHLGEAWERTDEWYNYRTNPRGQARVLATLDETTYQGGTMKGDHPIAWCQTYEGGRSFYTGGGHTAASYAEPAFRQHLLGGLRYATGQVRADCTPKTGHRPLFNGHTLDGWKQAGPGRFTVADGELRTEGGMGMLWYQAKELSSYSLKLDWKMAGDDNSGVFVGFPASDDPWSAVNNGYEIQIDATDAADRTTGAVYGFTSANLKARDRVLRPPGQWNSYEIRVQGERLQVFLNGVKINDFTNTDPARSLKDGYIGLQNHGADDQVSFRDIQLKELPPTS; encoded by the coding sequence GTGCACAGGAAACGGCTCGGAGCGCGCAACGCGCTCGCTCTCCTCACCGGCGGCGTACTGGCCGTCACATCGCTCACCCTCGGCGCTCCGCCGGGCGCGGCGGCCGAGGCGCCCGCACCACCGGCCGCCGAGGAACAGTTCCAGCAGGTCACCCTCGCCAAGGGCGGCGAGGAGGTCGGCGAACCGATGTCGCTGGCCGTGATGCCCGACCGCAGCGTGCTGCACACCTCGCGGAACGGCGAACTGCGGCGCACCGACGCGGCCGGCAACACCAGGGTCATCGGCACCGTCCCGGTCTACTCCCACGACGAGGAGGGCCTCCAGGGCATCGCCCTCGACCCGGACTTCGCCACCAACCGGGCCGTCTTCCTCTACTACGCGCCCCCGCTCGACACCCCCGCCGGGGACGCGCCGAACGACGGGACGGCCGCCGACTTCGCGAAGTACGACGGTGTCAACCGGCTGTCGCGGTTCGTCCTGAAGGCCGACGGCACCCTCGACAACGCCAGCGAGAAGAAGGTCCTCGACGTCCCGGCGACACGCGGCATCTGCTGCCACGTCGGCGGGGACATCGACTTCGACGCACAGGGCAACCTCTACCTCTCCACCGGCGACGACTCCAACCCGTTCGCCTCCGACGGCTTCACCCCCATCGACGAGCGACCCACCCGCAACCCCGCCTACGACGCCCGCCGCACCTCCGGCAACACCAACGACCTGCGCGGCAAGATCCTGCGCATCAAGGTCGCCGACGACGGCTCGTACACCGTCCCCGACGGCAACCTCTTCGCCCCCGGCACCGCGAAGACCCGCCCCGAGATCTACGCCATGGGCTTCCGCAACCCCTTCCGCTTCAGCGTCGACAAGAAGACCGGCGTGCTGTACGTCGGCGACTACGGGCCCGACGCGGGCGCCGCCGACCCGAAGCGCGGCCCCGCCGGACAGGTCGAGTTCGCCCGCGTGACCAAGCCGGGCAACTTCGGCTGGCCCTTCTGCACCGGCGACAACGACCCCTACGTCGACTACGACTTCGCCACCAAGACCTCCGGCGCCCCCTTCGACTGCGACGCGCCGAAGAACGACTCGCCCCACAACACCGGCCTGGTCGACCTCCCGCCGGCCGAGGCCGCCTGGATACCGTACGACGACGGCTCGCTCCCCGCGTTCGGCTCCGGATCCGAGTCGCCCATGGGCGGACCGGTCTACCGGTACGACGCGGCGAACCCCTCGCCGGTGAAGTTCCCCGAGGCGTACGACGGGGACTTCTTCGCCGGCGAGTTCGGCCGGCGCTGGATCAAACGCGTCGAGCACGGCGCCGACGGCACCGTCCAGTCCATCAACCCCGTGCCCTGGACCGGCACCCAGGTGATGGACATGGCCTTCGGCCCCGACGGCGCGCTGTACGTCCTGGACTACGGCACCGCCTGGTTCGGCGGCGACGAGAACTCCGGCCTCTACCGCATCGAGAACGCCACCGGGGGCCGCTCCCCGGTCGCCGAGGCCGCGGCCGACAGGACGTCCGGCAAGGCACCGCTGCGCGTCGCCTTCTCGTCGGCCGGCACCACCGACGCCGACGGGGACGCACTCACCTACCGCTGGGACTTCGGCGACGGCACCGGCACCTCGACGGCCCCGAACCCCACGTACACCTACCGCAAGAACGGCACCTACACCGCCACCGTCACCGCACGCGACCCCTCCGGCCGCACCGGCTCCGCCAGTGTGCACGTCGTCGTCGGCAACACCGCGCCCAAGGTGACACTGAACCTGCCCGCCGAGGGCGCCCTGTTCAGCTTCGGCGACGAGATCCCGTTCAAGGTGACCGTCACCGACCCGGAGGACGGCACCATCGACTGCGCCAAGGTCAAGGTCACCTATATCCTCGGCCACGACAGCCACGGCCACCCGGTGACCTCCGCGAACGGCTGCACCGGCACCATCAAGACGTCCTCCGACGGCGGCCACGACCCGAACGCCAACATCTTCGGAGTCTTCGACGCCGAGTACACCGACGGCGGAGGCGGCGGCCAGGCCGCACTGACCGGTCACGACCAGGCCCAGCTCCAGCCGCGCCACCGCCAGGCCGAGCACTTCTCCGCCCAGTCCGGCACCCGCACCCACGACAAGGCGACCGCCAACGGCGGCAGGACCGTCGGCGACATCGACAACGGCGACTGGATCTCCTTCACGCCCTACAACCTCACCGGGTCGACGAAGCTCACCGCCCGGATCTCCTCCGCGGGCGCCGGCGGCTTCCTGGAGGTACGCACCGGATCGGCCACCGGCACGCTCCTCGGATCGGCCCCCGTACCGGTGACGGGCGGCTGGGAGACCTTCCAGGACGTCGACGTCCCGCTGCGGGCCGTACCCAAGCGGACCACCCAGCTCTTCCTCGTCTTCAAGGGCGGGACGGGAGCCCTGTACGACATCGACGACTTCGAACTCGCCGGCACACCGGTGGACCGTACCGCCAAACGCGTACTCGTCTTCTCGAAGACCGCGGGCTTCCGGCACGACTCCATCCCCGCGGGCATCGCCGCACTGAAGGAACTCGGCGCCTCCAGCGACATCACGGTCGACGCCACGGAGACCGCCGCACAGTTCACCACCAGCAACCTCGCCCGCTACGACGCGGTCGTGTTCCTGTCCACCACCGGCGACGTGCTCGACGCCGAACAGCAGAAGGCGTTCGAGAACTACGTCGCCACCGGCGGCGGCTACGCCGGCATCCACGCCGCCGCCGACACCGAGTACGACTGGGAGTTCTACGGCGGGCTCGTCGGCGCCCACTTCGCCTCCCACCCGCACATCCAGCCCGCCACCGTACGCGTCGAGGACCACGACCACCCCGCGACGTCCCACCTGGGCGAGGCGTGGGAGCGCACCGACGAGTGGTACAACTACCGCACCAACCCGCGCGGACAGGCCCGCGTCCTCGCCACCCTCGACGAAACCACCTACCAGGGCGGCACCATGAAGGGCGACCACCCCATCGCCTGGTGCCAGACCTACGAGGGCGGCCGGTCCTTCTACACCGGTGGCGGCCACACCGCCGCCTCCTACGCCGAGCCCGCCTTCCGGCAGCACCTGCTGGGCGGCCTGCGCTACGCCACCGGACAGGTGCGCGCCGACTGCACCCCGAAGACGGGCCACCGCCCCCTGTTCAACGGCCACACCCTGGACGGCTGGAAACAGGCCGGACCGGGGAGGTTCACCGTCGCGGACGGTGAACTGCGCACCGAGGGCGGCATGGGAATGCTCTGGTACCAGGCCAAGGAGCTCTCCTCGTACTCGCTGAAGCTGGACTGGAAGATGGCGGGCGACGACAACTCCGGCGTCTTCGTCGGCTTCCCGGCGTCCGACGACCCCTGGTCGGCGGTGAACAACGGCTACGAGATCCAGATCGACGCCACGGACGCCGCCGACCGCACCACCGGAGCCGTGTACGGCTTCACGTCGGCCAACCTCAAGGCCCGTGACCGGGTCCTCCGCCCGCCGGGCCAGTGGAACAGTTACGAGATCAGGGTCCAGGGGGAGCGGCTCCAGGTCTTCCTCAACGGAGTGAAGATCAACGACTTCACCAACACCGACCCGGCCCGCAGCCTGAAGGACGGCTACATCGGCCTCCAGAACCACGGCGCCGACGACCAGGTGTCCTTCCGGGACATCCAGCTCAAGGAACTGCCCCCGACCTCGTAG